In the Athene noctua chromosome 25, bAthNoc1.hap1.1, whole genome shotgun sequence genome, one interval contains:
- the NGFR gene encoding tumor necrosis factor receptor superfamily member 16 has protein sequence MAGLLPLLLLLLPAGPTWGSKDKCFTKMYTTSGECCKACNLGEGVVQPCGVNQTVCEPCLDSVTYSDTVSATEPCKPCTQCVGLQSMSAPCVESDDAVCRCAYGYYQDELSGSCKECRVCEVGFGLMFPCQDSQDTVCEECPEGTFSSEANFVDPCLPCTTCEENEVMVKECTAISDAECRDLHPRWTTHTPSLGGSDSPEPITRDPFNTEVMPSTLADTVTTIMGSSQPVVSRGTADNLIPVYCSILAAVVVGLVAYIAFKRWNNCKQNKQGANNRPVNQTPSPEGEKLHSDSGISVDSQSLHDQQPPSQSTQGPAPKGDGNLYTNLPPSKQEEVEKLLGSSVEETWRQLAEELGYKEDLIDSFTREESPARALLADWSSKETATLDALLTALRKIQRGDIAESLYSESTATSPV, from the exons ATGGCCGGGctcctgccgctgctgctgctcctgctcccggCG GGACCCACCTGGGGCTCCAAGGACAAGTGCTTCACCAAGATGTACACGACAAGCGGGGAGTGCTGCAAAGCCTGCAACCTGGGCGAGGGGGTGGTGCAGCCCTGCGGGGTCAACCAGACGGTCTGCGAGCCCTGCCTGGACA GTGTCACCTACTCGGACACGGTGAGCGCCACGGAGCCGTGCAAGCCCTGCACGCAGTGCGTGGGGCTGCAGAGCATGTCTGCGCCCTGCGTGGAGTCGGACGACGCCGTCTGCCGCTGCGCCTACGGCTACTACCAGGACGAGCTGAGCGGGAGCTGCAAGGAGTGCCGGGTGTGCGAGGTGGGCTTCGGCCTCATGTTCCCCTGCCAGGATTCACAGGACACGGTCTGCGAGGAGTGTCCTGAGGGCACCTTCTCCAGCGAAGCCAACTTTGTGgacccctgcctgccctgcacCACCTGCGAGGAGAATGAAGTGATGGTGAAGGAGTGCACGGCCATCTCGGATGCCGAATGCAGAG ACCTCCACCCTCGCTGGACAACACACACGCCATCCCTGGGAGGCTCCGACAGCCCCGAGCCCATCACCAGGGACCCCTTCAACACTGAAGTGATGCCCAGCACCCTGGCAGACACTGTCACCACCATCATGGGCAGCTCGCAGCCTGTTGTGAGCCGTGGCACTGCCGACAACCTCATCCCGGTCTACTGCTCCATTCTGGCAGCCgtggtggtggggctggtagCCTACATTGCTTTCAAAAG gtgGAACAACTGCAAACAGAACAAGCAAGGGGCCAACAACCGCCCGGTGAACCAGACGCCTTCGCCGGAGGGGGAGAAGCTGCACAGCGACAGCGGCATCTCGGTGGACAGCCAGAGCCTGCACGACCAGCAGCCGCCCAGCCAGAGCACCCAGGGACCAG CCCCCAAAGGAGATGGGAACCTCTACACCAACCTCCCACCCAGcaagcaggaggaggtggagaagctGCTGGGAAGCTCTGTGGAGGAGACGTGGAGGCAGCTGGCTGAGGAGTTGGGCTACAAAGAGGATCTCATAGACTCCTTCACCCGGGAGGAATCGCCTGCCCGGGCTCTCCTGGCCGACTGGTCCTCCAAGGAGACGGCCACCCTCGACGCCCTGCTCACCGCCCTGCGCAAGATCCAGCGCGGGGACATCGCCGAGAGCTTGTACAGCGAGTCCACCGCCACCTCCCCTGTCTGA